AGTAGTAGTCAATGATGGTCTTAAAGCTGAATGGTTTAAACATGTAAATGAGTTTGCAAATAGTACTAAACCATTAAAGGATCAATTTCATTATGGCTTTATGTTACAAGGTAATGGGAAGGTATTTGGTGCAATCGGTATTGCACTGGCTATGTATTCAACAACGCCTAAAGAAAATAAGAAAAAAGTTGCTGCACTATTAATACCAGCAACGCTTACTGCAGCAGTTGTAGGTATAACTGAACCTTTAGAATTTACATTTTTATTTATAGCACCATATTTATTCGTTATTCACGCTATATTATCGGCTACAATGGATACTGTAATGTATGGCTTTGGATTAGTAGGTAACTTCGGTGGTGGATTAATTGATTTCTTTGCTACTAACTGGATACCTTTAGGACAAAATCATTGGATGACATATCTTATACAAATTATCATTGGTTTAATATTTACAGGTATTTATTTTGTCGTTTTCAGATTTTTAATCTTGAAATTTAATATACCTTTACCAGGGCGTAAAAAAGAAGAAGATGAAGAAAATGTTAAACTTTATAGTAAAGATGACTATAAAGAAAGTAAAGGTGAAGCGACTGCATCGGCTTCTTCATCTACAGGTGATGAATATGAAGATAAAGCAATCTATTATTTAAATGGATTGGGCGGCGCTGAAAATATTAAAGATGTAACTAATTGTGCGACGAGACTTCGTTTAACCGTTAATGATCCAGAAAAAGTCGAGGGTAATGATTACTTTATTCATAATCAACAAGCTCATGGATTAGTTAAAAGTGGGAAAAATGTACAAGTTATAGTCGGTATGTCTGTGCCACAGGTTAGAGAGGCTTTTGAAGGTTTGTTGAATAAATAATAATTTATACAGCGATAATAAAAAGCACGTGTTAAGTGATGTTAATCATCTTAGCGCGTGCTTTAATTTAAATTAATATACTCATAAGTGTAATTAAGATATACGTTCTTTACGAATATTGGCTAGCTTAGGACAATATTCTGCTTTAAGTATATCTACATTTTTTGTTGCTAAATGGAAGATAAGCTTAGCAAAAGTAGTTACCGAACAATTAACATTAATTGTACTTTTAGATAGTGTATATACGATAGACTCAGAAGTTGCAAGCATGTTTATTATGTCGATAATTTTATCTTTAATAAAAGCATCGCTTAGACCATCTATGTAAATTTCAAATCGTTTAGATGCTTTTGGTAGTTGTTCTGAATCAATAAGTGAAACAATATTAGAAGATTTAATTACTTGATAAAGCGTGTAGTTATTAAAGCTTAAATAACTTAATAAGAAAGGTAATTGCTGTTTTGGTAAAGTGATTTCCAAAGCATATATCTGATTGTACTTTGAAAATGAGTAG
The genomic region above belongs to Staphylococcus durrellii and contains:
- a CDS encoding alpha-glucoside-specific PTS transporter subunit IIBC, with product MNTIKRFGSAMIVPVLMFAFFGIVLGLATLFKNPAIMGSIADNGTIWTKVWTVVESGGWTIFNHMEIVFVVGLPISLAKKASSHATLAALMGYLMFNTFINAILTQWPHTFGANFNKGVENVTGLKSIAGIDTLDTNILGAIIISSIVTWIHNRYYSKKLPEMLGIFQGLTFVVTISFFVMLPIALITCIVWPTVQDAISSLQGFIIGSGYVGVWLYHFLERVLIPTGLHHFIYAPVEVGPVVVNDGLKAEWFKHVNEFANSTKPLKDQFHYGFMLQGNGKVFGAIGIALAMYSTTPKENKKKVAALLIPATLTAAVVGITEPLEFTFLFIAPYLFVIHAILSATMDTVMYGFGLVGNFGGGLIDFFATNWIPLGQNHWMTYLIQIIIGLIFTGIYFVVFRFLILKFNIPLPGRKKEEDEENVKLYSKDDYKESKGEATASASSSTGDEYEDKAIYYLNGLGGAENIKDVTNCATRLRLTVNDPEKVEGNDYFIHNQQAHGLVKSGKNVQVIVGMSVPQVREAFEGLLNK